One window from the genome of Marinobacter sp. ANT_B65 encodes:
- the gltB gene encoding glutamate synthase large subunit — protein MKSGLYHPDEFKDNCGFGLMAHMKGEVSHKLLQTAIESLTCMTHRGGIAADGKTGDGCGLLVQSPDAFLKKVAKTAFGEEPEGLFAVGQVFLNPDPDKASSGRAALEKRLVDQGLEVMGWREVPVDDSCLGPMALDCMPRIEQVFVTPAAKSEREFAISLFIGRRNAERDMADDSEFYICSLSHRTLAYKGLMMPADLANFYQDLGDPDFATAICVFHQRFSTNTMPRWPLAQPFRYLAHNGEINTIDGNRNWAIARAAKFSSPDLPDLQTLQPLVNLAGSDSSSMDNMLEILLAGGVDLFRATRMMIPPAWQNVDTMDSELRAFYEYNSMHMEPWDGPAGLVMSDGRYAVCMLDRNGLRPARWVVTKDDFITLASEIGTHSYQPEDVVSKGRVGPGQMLAIDTESGEVLHTGDIDQRLKTAKPYKRWLRENALRMETTLNQETPEFRLMGPDELLVHQKMFMVSYEERDQILRPLAENAQEAVGSMGDDTPMAVLSSKVRHVADYFRQKFAQVTNPPIDPLREAIVMSLETCIGAERNVFEETAEHADRIILTTPILSPMKFLQITSNERPGFSVARISMGYSPELGLEQAVRRVCDEAEQAVRSGKVLLILSDKDLVQGELPASSLMVTGAVHHHLVANGLRCDSNIIVETGWARDPHHFAVLFGFGATAVYPYLAYQVLNDLIRTGELLMDPLEAKNNYRKGINKGLLKILSKMGISTITSYRGAQLFEAIGLADELVDLCFTGVPSRIQGAGFVDFQQDQEQLASDAWKPRKPISQGGLLKYIHGQEYHAFNPDVVGKLQEAVTTGDYGHYREYAALVNERPVATLRDLLGFREGIEAIGISEVEPVEQIFTRFDSAAMSLGALSPEAHEALAVAMNRLGGRSNSGEGGEDPARYGTEKRSKIKQVASGRFGVTAEYLRSADVMQIKVAQGAKPGEGGQLPGGKVNELIARLRYSVPGVTLISPPPHHDIYSIEDLAQLIFDLKQVNPQALVSVKLVSEPGVGTIAAGVAKAYADLITVSGYDGGTAASPLASIRYAGSPWELGLTETQQALRANDLRGKIRLQTDGGIKTGLDVVKAAILGAESFGFGTTPMVALGCKYLRICHLNNCATGVATQNEHLREEHFKGTVEMAMNFFRFVAEETREWMARLGVRSLEELVGRVDLLVRLPGDTERQKKLDLTRLLSNDHIPEDKPQTCQVERNIPFDQGLLAEEMLAAIAPAIEGKTGGAWSFRVTNCDRSIGARLSGEIAAKHGNQGMVDAPITLDLVGTAGQSFGVWNVGGLNLILEGDANDYVGKGMTGGKLVVKPPRVSAFKTQETAIIGNTCLYGATGGKLFAAGTAGERFAVRNSGAHSVIEGAGDHCCEYMTGGLVTVLGSTGANFGAGMTGGFAYVLDRDNTFVDKYNHELVEIQRIAREEMEAYRNHLRSVIREHISETGSAWAEHILENFDDYIGRFWLVKPKAANLRSLLASTRARPE, from the coding sequence ATGAAGTCTGGTTTGTATCATCCCGACGAATTTAAAGACAACTGCGGCTTTGGGCTTATGGCCCACATGAAAGGCGAGGTCAGCCATAAGTTGTTACAGACGGCCATTGAGTCGCTCACGTGCATGACTCACCGGGGTGGTATTGCAGCAGACGGAAAAACCGGCGACGGCTGTGGTCTGCTTGTTCAAAGCCCTGACGCGTTCCTGAAAAAAGTTGCCAAAACAGCGTTTGGTGAAGAGCCCGAAGGGCTGTTTGCTGTTGGCCAGGTTTTTCTCAACCCGGACCCGGATAAGGCTTCCAGCGGGCGTGCTGCGCTTGAGAAGCGCCTGGTTGACCAAGGGCTGGAAGTCATGGGCTGGCGTGAAGTGCCTGTTGATGACAGTTGCCTGGGCCCAATGGCTTTGGACTGCATGCCCCGGATAGAGCAGGTGTTTGTGACACCTGCAGCCAAATCAGAGCGGGAATTTGCTATAAGCCTGTTCATCGGGCGTCGAAATGCCGAGCGGGATATGGCGGATGATTCCGAATTCTATATCTGCAGCCTTTCTCACCGCACTCTGGCCTATAAAGGCCTGATGATGCCGGCGGACCTGGCGAACTTTTACCAGGATCTGGGTGATCCTGATTTTGCCACTGCCATATGCGTGTTCCATCAGCGCTTCTCAACCAACACCATGCCGCGATGGCCCTTGGCCCAGCCGTTCCGTTATCTGGCACATAACGGTGAAATCAATACCATCGACGGCAACCGCAACTGGGCCATTGCCCGGGCTGCGAAGTTCAGTTCCCCGGATCTGCCCGATCTGCAGACTCTCCAGCCCCTGGTTAACCTGGCTGGTTCCGACTCGTCCAGTATGGATAACATGCTGGAAATACTTCTGGCCGGTGGTGTGGATCTGTTTCGGGCTACGCGGATGATGATTCCGCCGGCCTGGCAGAATGTCGATACCATGGATTCTGAGCTCCGGGCATTCTATGAATATAACTCCATGCACATGGAGCCTTGGGATGGCCCAGCCGGTCTGGTTATGTCGGATGGCCGTTACGCTGTCTGCATGCTTGATCGCAACGGTCTGAGGCCTGCACGCTGGGTGGTTACCAAAGACGATTTCATCACTCTGGCGTCGGAAATAGGCACCCACAGCTATCAGCCGGAGGACGTGGTTTCAAAAGGCCGGGTCGGGCCGGGGCAAATGCTGGCCATTGACACCGAATCCGGTGAAGTTTTGCACACGGGTGATATCGATCAGCGGCTCAAAACTGCAAAGCCCTATAAGCGCTGGCTACGCGAAAACGCGCTGCGAATGGAAACAACCCTGAACCAGGAGACTCCGGAGTTCCGGCTGATGGGGCCGGATGAACTGCTGGTACACCAGAAGATGTTCATGGTGTCGTATGAGGAGCGTGACCAGATTTTGCGTCCTCTGGCAGAAAACGCCCAGGAAGCTGTGGGCTCCATGGGTGATGATACGCCCATGGCGGTGCTGTCCAGCAAGGTTCGTCATGTTGCTGATTACTTCCGGCAGAAGTTTGCTCAGGTGACCAACCCGCCTATTGATCCACTGCGGGAAGCGATTGTGATGTCGCTGGAAACCTGTATCGGGGCAGAGCGCAATGTTTTCGAAGAAACTGCGGAGCATGCCGACAGAATTATTCTGACCACGCCGATTCTGTCGCCAATGAAGTTTCTCCAGATTACCAGCAACGAGCGCCCGGGATTTTCGGTTGCCCGGATTTCCATGGGGTACTCTCCTGAGCTGGGGCTTGAACAAGCTGTTCGTCGTGTCTGCGATGAGGCCGAGCAAGCGGTTCGAAGTGGCAAGGTTCTGTTGATTCTTTCAGATAAAGACCTTGTACAAGGCGAGTTGCCCGCCAGTTCCCTGATGGTAACCGGAGCAGTCCACCACCATCTTGTGGCGAACGGATTACGTTGTGACTCCAACATTATCGTAGAGACCGGCTGGGCCCGCGACCCCCACCATTTTGCTGTATTGTTTGGATTTGGCGCCACAGCTGTCTATCCGTACCTGGCCTACCAGGTGCTGAACGATCTGATCCGTACCGGCGAATTGCTGATGGATCCCCTCGAAGCGAAAAACAACTACCGCAAGGGGATCAACAAGGGTCTGCTGAAGATTCTGTCGAAGATGGGGATCTCGACTATTACCTCCTATCGCGGGGCTCAGTTGTTCGAAGCTATCGGGCTTGCGGATGAGCTGGTCGACCTTTGCTTCACTGGTGTGCCCTCCAGAATTCAGGGCGCTGGCTTTGTTGATTTTCAGCAGGATCAGGAGCAGCTTGCATCCGATGCCTGGAAGCCGCGAAAGCCGATTTCCCAGGGAGGCTTGTTGAAATATATTCACGGTCAGGAATACCACGCGTTCAATCCCGATGTGGTGGGCAAGTTGCAGGAGGCGGTCACTACCGGCGATTACGGTCATTACAGGGAGTATGCGGCGCTGGTGAATGAGCGCCCGGTTGCTACCCTGAGAGATTTGCTGGGTTTCCGTGAAGGTATTGAAGCCATTGGAATTTCCGAGGTTGAACCGGTTGAGCAGATTTTTACCCGGTTTGACTCTGCGGCTATGTCTCTGGGAGCTCTGTCACCAGAGGCTCACGAAGCGCTGGCTGTAGCTATGAACAGGCTTGGGGGGCGTTCCAACTCCGGTGAGGGTGGTGAAGACCCTGCCCGCTATGGAACTGAAAAACGGTCCAAAATCAAGCAGGTCGCTTCGGGCCGCTTTGGTGTTACAGCAGAATATCTGCGCAGTGCCGATGTGATGCAGATCAAGGTTGCCCAGGGGGCCAAGCCGGGGGAAGGGGGGCAGTTACCCGGAGGTAAAGTGAATGAGCTGATCGCGCGTCTGCGTTATTCGGTTCCGGGCGTCACACTGATCTCGCCGCCGCCCCACCATGATATTTACTCGATTGAAGATCTTGCGCAGCTGATCTTTGATCTCAAGCAGGTCAACCCGCAAGCCCTGGTGTCTGTAAAGCTGGTCTCTGAACCGGGTGTCGGCACGATTGCAGCAGGTGTGGCAAAGGCGTATGCAGATCTGATTACGGTTTCCGGATATGACGGTGGTACGGCTGCAAGCCCGCTGGCGTCTATCCGCTACGCCGGCTCTCCTTGGGAGCTCGGGCTGACAGAGACCCAGCAGGCGCTGCGTGCCAACGATTTGCGCGGCAAGATTCGCCTGCAAACGGATGGAGGTATCAAAACCGGCCTGGATGTGGTGAAGGCCGCCATTCTTGGCGCCGAAAGCTTCGGTTTTGGTACCACTCCCATGGTGGCTTTGGGTTGCAAGTACTTGCGTATCTGTCACCTGAACAACTGTGCAACCGGCGTTGCAACCCAGAACGAGCATCTCCGCGAAGAGCACTTCAAAGGCACAGTGGAGATGGCTATGAACTTCTTCCGCTTTGTGGCGGAAGAAACCCGCGAATGGATGGCTCGGCTGGGTGTTCGCAGTCTGGAAGAACTGGTTGGGCGCGTTGATCTTCTCGTGCGCTTGCCGGGTGACACTGAGCGGCAGAAGAAACTGGACCTGACGCGCTTGTTGTCCAATGATCATATTCCGGAGGACAAGCCTCAGACCTGCCAGGTTGAGCGCAACATACCATTCGATCAGGGGTTGCTTGCTGAAGAAATGCTTGCAGCAATTGCGCCTGCGATTGAAGGGAAAACCGGCGGTGCCTGGAGTTTCCGGGTGACCAACTGCGATCGTTCCATTGGAGCGCGCCTTTCCGGCGAGATTGCCGCGAAACACGGAAACCAGGGTATGGTCGATGCGCCGATTACCCTGGATCTTGTTGGTACTGCAGGCCAGAGCTTTGGCGTCTGGAATGTTGGCGGGCTGAACCTGATTCTCGAAGGTGATGCCAATGACTATGTCGGCAAAGGTATGACGGGTGGCAAGCTGGTCGTCAAGCCGCCCCGTGTCAGCGCCTTCAAAACTCAGGAGACTGCGATCATCGGTAACACCTGCCTCTATGGCGCCACCGGCGGCAAGCTGTTTGCTGCAGGTACTGCAGGTGAGCGTTTTGCTGTTCGCAACTCGGGAGCTCATTCCGTTATCGAAGGCGCCGGCGACCACTGCTGTGAGTATATGACTGGTGGTCTGGTTACTGTGTTGGGTTCTACGGGGGCTAACTTTGGCGCTGGTATGACTGGCGGGTTTGCCTATGTGCTGGACAGGGACAACACCTTTGTAGACAAATACAACCATGAGCTGGTTGAGATTCAGCGTATCGCCCGCGAAGAAATGGAGGCTTACCGCAATCACCTGCGCAGCGTGATCCGGGAACATATCTCGGAAACCGGCAGTGCATGGGCAGAGCATATTCTTGAAAATTTCGACGACTACATCGGCCGGTTCTGGTTGGTGAAACCCAAAGCTGCCAATTTGCGCAGCCTGTTGGCAAGTACCCGTGCGCGCCCTGAATAA
- a CDS encoding AAA family ATPase — MTDDSFNSLDGGGLFSRLQQRYGLRDNPLEMETPFFPDAMRHHALEALRHLCGFGDMALLLTGAPGSGKSRLLAELVRSESSRLGFHRLSAAAMTSSNALARDLKQVARSGAGASEYDNPRETVYRFFRWSESRVEKGQRMVLLIDDADHAPPDLLRLILDGFLAADRSKAAVPVFAGEDRLVTLLDLEDSSVSIHQIHLRPLTREEVFSYLEPRVHKAGGKVNELLSPVRLARIHELSQGSFSRLKRVTPGIWMDIVSDASKQARSQGIDFRQFRLPALVLMLLGGSWWFVSQQYEETVALEHETVPEPERIRKSITIGPGASEKEDTGELPSPLTESVAPPDTPPEPEPEPEPEPEPEPEPEPEPEPEPEPEPEPEPEPEPEPEPEPEPEPEPEPEPEPEPEPDFNPGNPGKYVELSQLRSRSKGWTIQLVAGNLEQTALNVISRYPSLDDMVYTRGERKNEPWFMVFYGDYPTKEDAQKAAAGLPGSLVSSSPWVRTTDGL; from the coding sequence GTGACAGACGATAGCTTCAACAGTCTTGACGGTGGTGGGTTGTTTTCCCGGTTACAGCAGCGATATGGTCTAAGAGATAACCCGCTGGAAATGGAGACGCCCTTCTTTCCGGATGCTATGCGGCACCATGCGCTGGAAGCGCTTCGTCATCTCTGTGGGTTTGGTGACATGGCGCTGCTGCTGACCGGTGCGCCTGGTTCGGGTAAGAGCAGGTTGTTGGCTGAGTTGGTGCGCAGTGAGTCATCGCGGCTGGGGTTTCATCGTTTGTCTGCAGCAGCCATGACAAGCTCGAACGCGCTGGCAAGAGATCTTAAACAGGTTGCTCGTTCCGGGGCGGGTGCGAGCGAATACGATAACCCGCGTGAAACCGTATATCGTTTTTTTCGGTGGTCGGAAAGCAGGGTCGAGAAGGGGCAGCGCATGGTGCTGCTTATCGATGATGCTGATCACGCGCCTCCTGATCTGCTCCGGCTGATTCTTGATGGTTTCCTGGCCGCAGATCGTTCCAAGGCAGCCGTTCCGGTATTTGCCGGTGAAGATCGGCTTGTGACGCTTCTGGATCTTGAAGATTCGTCAGTCTCCATTCACCAGATTCATTTGCGTCCGCTTACCAGAGAGGAGGTTTTCTCCTATCTTGAGCCTCGTGTCCACAAAGCGGGAGGCAAGGTGAATGAACTCTTGAGCCCCGTCCGGCTGGCGAGAATACATGAGCTTAGTCAGGGTAGCTTTTCCCGTCTGAAAAGGGTGACGCCCGGTATCTGGATGGATATTGTTTCCGATGCTTCGAAGCAGGCGCGCTCTCAGGGTATCGATTTCAGACAGTTCCGTCTTCCTGCACTGGTGCTGATGCTGTTGGGTGGTTCCTGGTGGTTTGTATCCCAGCAATATGAGGAAACTGTCGCTCTTGAGCACGAGACAGTTCCAGAGCCCGAGCGTATCCGGAAGAGCATCACGATTGGTCCCGGCGCATCTGAAAAAGAAGATACGGGGGAGTTGCCTTCGCCGTTGACAGAGTCTGTGGCTCCGCCGGATACTCCTCCTGAGCCTGAGCCTGAGCCTGAGCCTGAGCCTGAGCCTGAGCCTGAGCCTGAGCCTGAGCCTGAGCCTGAGCCTGAGCCTGAGCCTGAGCCTGAGCCTGAGCCTGAGCCTGAGCCTGAGCCTGAGCCTGAGCCTGAGCCTGAGCCTGAGCCTGAGCCTGAGCCTGAGCCTGAGCCTGATTTCAATCCCGGCAATCCCGGTAAGTATGTGGAGCTTAGTCAGTTGCGCAGCCGGAGTAAGGGCTGGACCATTCAGTTGGTGGCTGGGAACCTGGAGCAGACAGCGCTTAATGTTATCTCCCGCTACCCATCTCTGGACGATATGGTTTATACCAGGGGCGAGCGTAAAAACGAGCCTTGGTTTATGGTGTTTTATGGAGACTATCCGACCAAGGAAGACGCCCAGAAAGCGGCGGCCGGGCTTCCTGGTTCGCTGGTTTCCAGTTCTCCCTGGGTACGCACAACCGACGGGTTGTGA
- the aroB gene encoding 3-dehydroquinate synthase, producing MYKLLNELQVCLGERSYPIMIGEGMLGKYDLSGHVCGDQVMIVTNDVVGPLYLELARGCFPGKSVDFVVLPDGEKHKNWQTLNLIFDALLEKRHTRKTTLVALGGGVVGDMTGFAAASYQRGVPFIQIPTTLLSQVDSSVGGKTGINHPLGKNMIGAFHQPEAVLIDTGTLQTLPPREVSAGLAEVIKYGLIRDTGFLGWLEQAVDQLIARDNGPLAEAIFRSCVCKADVVAQDERESGLRATLNLGHTFGHAIETFAGYGNWLHGEAVGTGMVMAADLSVREGSISQADYDRIVRIISRAGLPVSPPANMTPADFMRLMAVDKKNLDGWLRLVLLRSVGNAVVTSDASPENLAATLVAFCEQEI from the coding sequence ATGTATAAGCTGCTTAATGAACTCCAGGTTTGTCTGGGTGAGCGCAGTTACCCGATTATGATCGGCGAAGGTATGCTGGGTAAGTACGATCTTTCTGGTCATGTTTGTGGTGACCAGGTGATGATCGTTACCAACGATGTGGTAGGTCCTTTGTACCTCGAGCTGGCCAGAGGTTGTTTCCCTGGCAAGAGTGTGGACTTCGTTGTATTGCCGGATGGTGAAAAGCATAAAAACTGGCAGACGCTGAATCTGATTTTTGATGCCCTGCTGGAAAAACGGCATACCCGTAAAACCACTCTTGTGGCTTTGGGTGGGGGTGTTGTTGGTGACATGACGGGGTTTGCCGCAGCTTCCTACCAGCGTGGTGTGCCGTTTATTCAGATACCGACAACTCTTTTGTCCCAGGTTGACTCTTCTGTGGGTGGTAAAACCGGCATCAATCATCCGCTTGGAAAAAACATGATCGGTGCTTTTCACCAGCCTGAAGCAGTTCTGATAGATACCGGTACCCTTCAGACCTTGCCGCCGAGGGAGGTTTCCGCCGGGCTTGCAGAAGTTATCAAGTACGGTCTGATTCGCGACACAGGCTTTCTTGGGTGGCTGGAGCAGGCGGTAGACCAGTTGATAGCTCGTGACAATGGGCCTCTGGCTGAAGCTATATTCCGGTCGTGTGTTTGCAAGGCCGATGTTGTGGCTCAGGATGAGCGTGAGAGTGGGCTCCGGGCGACGCTGAATCTTGGTCATACCTTTGGTCATGCAATAGAGACATTTGCCGGATACGGTAACTGGCTGCATGGAGAGGCGGTTGGAACGGGCATGGTTATGGCCGCCGATTTGTCTGTGCGGGAAGGCTCAATCAGTCAGGCGGATTATGATCGTATCGTCCGGATCATTAGCCGGGCCGGCTTGCCGGTTTCACCTCCGGCGAATATGACTCCGGCAGATTTCATGAGGCTGATGGCTGTTGACAAGAAGAATCTCGATGGGTGGTTAAGGCTGGTACTGCTTCGCTCTGTAGGGAACGCAGTTGTTACGTCTGACGCCTCCCCGGAAAACCTTGCTGCAACACTGGTGGCATTCTGTGAGCAGGAAATCTAG
- the aroK gene encoding shikimate kinase AroK gives MSLPKRVVLVGPMGAGKSTIGRMLARELGYRFLDSDRIIEERCGANIPWIFDVEGEDGFRQRETAMLDELSAEPGTVLATGGGAVMRPENHPMLKKDSVVVYLRTSIEQQVERTSKDRNRPLLQSDDPEGVLRRLFALRDPLYTELADIIMHTDRKSPRLVVRQLVNRINPKTPRHQRQVRKEGRNHV, from the coding sequence ATGTCTTTGCCCAAACGCGTAGTCCTGGTTGGCCCCATGGGCGCTGGTAAAAGTACAATTGGCCGGATGCTGGCCCGGGAACTGGGGTATCGATTCCTGGATTCTGACCGCATCATTGAAGAGCGCTGTGGGGCAAATATTCCCTGGATATTCGATGTTGAAGGCGAGGATGGCTTCAGGCAGCGGGAAACAGCTATGCTGGATGAGCTGTCCGCTGAACCGGGAACAGTTCTGGCCACCGGTGGTGGCGCGGTTATGCGCCCGGAGAATCACCCGATGTTGAAAAAAGATTCGGTTGTTGTCTATCTGAGGACGTCGATAGAACAACAGGTTGAACGCACGAGCAAAGATCGTAACCGGCCATTGCTTCAGAGTGATGATCCGGAAGGGGTTCTGCGTCGCCTGTTTGCTCTGAGGGATCCGTTATACACGGAACTTGCTGATATTATCATGCATACAGACCGCAAGAGTCCCCGGCTTGTGGTACGCCAGCTCGTCAATCGCATAAATCCTAAAACACCGCGACACCAAAGACAGGTACGAAAGGAAGGCCGGAACCATGTATAA
- the pilQ gene encoding type IV pilus secretin PilQ family protein has product MFRKLNVYVSVVTFGLFSSLASAVTLEDISFSSLPGERLEVTLKFDGQPPEPSGYTIERPARIAVDLRDTTSGLDSRSIPLGSGNAQSMTVVETKDRTRLIFNLIELAPYDTVRNSNSLVMTIGGESSEGSVAASTSGSPVSASAKPAASPNTLAGVDFRRGKDGEGRVIVDLGNSGTQIDLSELGGKIRLTMDGLAVPSDLRRRLDVTDFATPVSRIDTFVEDGNAVIEIRPEGNYDYIAYQSGSEFTVSVEKLSEEEAESRREEKFPYTGEKLSLNFQDIEVRSVLQLIADFTGLNLVASDTVGGSITLRLQNVPWDQALELILKTKGLDKRQIGNVLLVAPADEIAAREKLELETSKQIAELAPVRLDIVQVNYAKAADIVELIKADEELISDRGFVSSDVRTNTISLRESSGKLEEIRRLVATWDVPVRQVSIEARIVRAQTNVAEDLGVSWGGAAYDVSGNNVFSIGGSQGAVEEARDAAGGGTGGISFPGALAVDLGVTGDGASSFALGWGGQDFLVDLELSALETDGRAEVVSQPRVVTADRQTASIKSGEEIPYQEASSSGATSVSFKEAVLSLEVTPQITPDDKIIMDLVVNQDSRGEETAGVPSINTNEVTTQVLVGNGETVVLGGIFQSEVATTVTKTPFLGDIPYLGRLFKRTEKVNERSELLIFITPKIIKNDLIR; this is encoded by the coding sequence ATGTTCAGAAAACTCAATGTATACGTCAGCGTGGTTACTTTTGGGTTGTTCTCCAGTCTGGCCAGTGCGGTCACGCTGGAAGATATCTCGTTTTCGTCATTACCGGGTGAACGCCTGGAAGTGACGCTCAAATTTGATGGTCAGCCACCAGAACCATCGGGGTACACTATCGAGCGCCCCGCGCGCATCGCAGTAGACTTGCGCGATACCACCAGTGGTCTTGACAGTCGCAGCATTCCGCTGGGATCTGGAAATGCCCAGAGCATGACGGTGGTAGAGACCAAAGATCGTACTCGCCTGATCTTCAATCTGATTGAATTGGCGCCTTACGATACGGTTCGCAATAGCAATTCCCTGGTAATGACTATTGGCGGGGAATCGAGCGAAGGTTCGGTGGCCGCGAGCACGTCAGGGAGTCCTGTTTCAGCTTCAGCGAAACCTGCAGCATCCCCGAATACACTTGCGGGCGTTGATTTTCGTCGTGGAAAGGACGGCGAGGGTCGTGTGATTGTCGATCTTGGCAATTCAGGTACTCAGATAGATCTGTCTGAACTTGGCGGGAAAATTCGTCTGACCATGGATGGGCTCGCTGTACCTTCAGACCTGCGCCGTCGTCTCGATGTAACTGACTTTGCTACACCGGTCAGCAGGATTGACACGTTTGTTGAAGATGGTAATGCGGTCATTGAGATTCGCCCGGAAGGCAACTATGACTATATTGCTTACCAGTCCGGTAGTGAATTCACGGTCAGTGTAGAAAAGCTTAGTGAGGAAGAGGCGGAATCCCGTCGCGAAGAAAAATTTCCATACACTGGCGAAAAGCTTTCCCTGAACTTTCAGGATATTGAGGTTCGCTCGGTGCTGCAGCTTATAGCAGATTTCACTGGACTGAACCTCGTGGCCAGCGACACTGTAGGAGGCAGCATCACACTGCGACTGCAGAACGTGCCCTGGGATCAGGCTCTGGAGCTTATCCTGAAAACCAAAGGTCTGGATAAGCGCCAGATTGGTAACGTGTTGCTTGTCGCGCCGGCTGATGAAATTGCTGCCCGCGAAAAACTTGAGCTTGAAACGAGTAAGCAGATCGCCGAGCTTGCGCCGGTCCGATTGGATATTGTTCAGGTCAATTACGCGAAGGCTGCTGATATTGTTGAGCTGATCAAAGCGGATGAAGAGCTGATTTCGGACCGCGGGTTTGTGTCCTCTGATGTCAGGACAAATACCATTAGCCTTCGCGAATCGTCTGGCAAGCTGGAAGAAATTCGGCGTCTTGTCGCTACTTGGGATGTGCCTGTCCGGCAGGTGTCTATAGAGGCCCGCATAGTGCGCGCTCAGACAAATGTGGCGGAAGATCTCGGTGTTAGCTGGGGTGGTGCGGCATACGATGTAAGCGGAAACAACGTGTTTTCTATCGGCGGATCTCAGGGTGCGGTTGAGGAAGCTCGTGATGCGGCTGGCGGTGGTACAGGCGGCATTTCATTCCCGGGGGCACTTGCAGTGGATCTTGGTGTAACCGGTGACGGAGCCTCATCTTTCGCTCTCGGTTGGGGTGGTCAGGATTTTCTGGTCGATCTCGAGCTGTCTGCACTTGAAACAGATGGCCGGGCGGAAGTTGTATCTCAGCCCCGGGTAGTAACGGCGGACCGCCAGACAGCATCTATCAAGTCCGGTGAAGAAATTCCTTACCAGGAGGCCTCATCCAGTGGTGCAACTTCTGTTTCATTCAAAGAAGCAGTGCTGTCTCTGGAAGTAACTCCGCAGATTACACCGGACGATAAAATTATTATGGATCTGGTGGTGAATCAGGACTCTCGTGGCGAAGAAACTGCGGGCGTTCCATCTATCAATACTAATGAGGTTACAACCCAGGTGCTGGTTGGTAACGGCGAAACGGTAGTGCTGGGTGGTATTTTCCAGTCCGAGGTTGCAACCACGGTTACCAAAACGCCGTTCCTTGGAGATATCCCCTATCTTGGGCGCTTGTTCAAGCGCACGGAAAAGGTCAATGAGCGCAGTGAACTGTTGATCTTTATCACACCCAAGATCATCAAGAACGACCTGATTCGGTAA
- a CDS encoding pilus assembly protein PilP encodes MAAKHAGKAWLGICLVSLLTACSQGSGFSDLDKFMADTRAKPRGYVEPLPEFNAYEAFSYSAADRRAPFEPPIDVQMTMLDEEPVSDVEPDLDRPREVLENFDLKDLGMVGTLQGVSGGLFALIRDNAGGIHRVRTGNFMGQNYGRVIGVSETRIELVEIVPNGRGGWVERPRFLTLDEDAG; translated from the coding sequence ATGGCAGCGAAGCATGCGGGAAAAGCCTGGCTGGGTATCTGTCTGGTATCGCTCCTGACTGCCTGTTCGCAGGGCAGCGGTTTTTCTGATCTGGACAAGTTTATGGCAGACACCCGAGCCAAACCTCGAGGGTATGTCGAGCCATTGCCTGAATTCAACGCGTACGAGGCATTCAGCTATTCTGCAGCGGATCGGCGGGCGCCATTTGAGCCGCCAATAGATGTTCAGATGACTATGCTTGACGAAGAGCCTGTCAGCGATGTTGAACCAGATCTGGATCGGCCAAGGGAGGTACTTGAGAACTTTGATCTCAAGGATCTCGGAATGGTTGGCACACTGCAAGGCGTGTCAGGGGGGCTTTTTGCTTTGATTCGGGACAATGCGGGTGGTATTCACCGCGTTCGGACCGGAAACTTTATGGGACAGAACTACGGCCGTGTAATTGGCGTCAGTGAAACCCGGATCGAGCTTGTCGAAATCGTTCCGAATGGCCGGGGTGGTTGGGTAGAGCGTCCTCGCTTTCTGACCCTCGACGAAGACGCAGGCTAA
- a CDS encoding type 4a pilus biogenesis protein PilO, whose protein sequence is MSLADSLKGLNEFDINDLDINNAGIWPVPVKAIVVLIVFGLIMGGGYWFFIKDQYVQLDRVEKIEQDLRKKYEEKAYQVANLEVFKTQMVEMEETFGALVRQLPSETEVPGLLEDITNTALGNGLALQEVKLQPEQKRDFYSELPINIRVSGSYHELASFVSSVASLPRIVTLHDLTIKPTGGDGERLDMQVVARTYRYRAGE, encoded by the coding sequence ATGAGCCTCGCGGACTCTTTAAAAGGCCTCAATGAATTTGATATTAATGACCTTGATATAAATAATGCGGGTATATGGCCAGTCCCTGTCAAGGCTATCGTTGTTCTGATCGTTTTTGGTCTGATTATGGGCGGTGGTTACTGGTTCTTTATAAAGGATCAGTATGTGCAGCTCGACCGGGTTGAGAAGATTGAGCAGGACCTGCGCAAAAAATACGAAGAGAAGGCTTATCAGGTGGCTAACCTGGAAGTTTTCAAGACGCAGATGGTTGAGATGGAAGAAACCTTTGGCGCGCTTGTGCGGCAGCTTCCGAGTGAAACCGAAGTGCCAGGGCTGCTGGAAGATATTACCAATACTGCTTTAGGTAATGGTTTGGCTCTTCAGGAAGTGAAGCTTCAGCCTGAGCAGAAGCGTGACTTCTACTCTGAGTTGCCGATCAATATCCGTGTTTCCGGGTCCTATCACGAGCTGGCATCTTTTGTCAGCAGTGTCGCAAGCCTTCCGCGGATTGTAACCCTGCATGATTTAACCATTAAACCAACTGGCGGAGACGGTGAGCGGCTTGATATGCAAGTTGTTGCCCGTACCTACCGCTACCGGGCTGGAGAATGA